GCAGGCAACGCTGCGCACCGGGCCGGGGACGCTGTCTCCGGCGTGGCCAGCAACGTTTCCGGTGCAGTCTCGGACCTGGGCGATGCCCCGCAGGTGATCACGCGGAAGGCCCAGGGCAGCCCGATCGCCGCAGGCCTGATCGCGTTCGGCGCCGGCTTGCTGGTGTCCTCGCTGTTCCCGGCCTCGGAAAAGGAGCGCGAAGCTGCCCAGGCCGTCAAGGAAGCAGCCCAGCCCCTGACCGACGAGCTGAGCCATGCGGCCCAGGAAGTCGCTGAGCACCTGCGCGAGCCTGCCCAGGATGCGATGCAGAACGTCAAGGACAGCGCCACGGAAGCCGCAGCCAACGTCAAGGACGAGGGCCAGGCAGCCGCCGCCGACGTCCAGGACCGGGCACAGACGGCCAAGGATAACGTCAGCAACCAGTAAGTTGCCCGTTTTACACAACTGACTCGCAGTTGTGGTTGTTTTGGAGCCCCATAACAACCACAACTGCGAGTCAGTTGCTGTTTCAGCGAACTTCGAGAATCATCTGCAGCAAGCGGGCTGCAGCAGGACGGGCCGCGTGTTCCTCGGACCATTGAGCCCGTGCCAAGGCTTTGCTCACGGCCTGGGTGGTGATGCCGAGTTCCTGGGCGACCGCTTTCTGCTGGCCCCGGACGCCGGGCGTGAGCAGGTCCAGTACCCGCCATTCCGCCGTGCTCCGGTGTTGCACGATGTGTCCGAGGAGCCGCAGCACGGCCTCGGCCTCCGAAGCAAGGGCTGTCAGGGGGCCGTCCACTGCGACGGGGACACGTTCCTTGCCGTTCCGCAGCCTGTCGACTGCCCGGCGGGCATATACGAGGCCATGCCCCGAAGCGTCCTTGACCAAGTTGGGTAGGGGCTCATTAATTGGTCCCACGCCGATTCCCACGTACCACTGGCCGGTCCGGAGCGCGATCAGGGCTGTCTCCACGGCTTGGTGGCTGCATTCGACAATGCCTTGCACTTCATCCTCAACCGAGCGGTCAAAGTCGAGCCGCGCAGGAATGTGCCGCAGGTCCTTGAGCAGCTGCGGCACAAGATCGCCGTCGCGGCGGCTGTCGCGTTGGTTGATGGTGAGAGTGAACATAGTGGATCACATGCTACCGGCTGGTAGCGGGTCTGCAAGGGCAAAATTCCCCTGCAGTTCAGTCAAGCGCCGTACGTCCGGTCAATACGACGGCGGGCAGCGCACCTGCCGTGGCGCGCACAGCATCATCCATTCCAGCGTCACGCAGGCATTCCCGGATCGCGATGACCAGCGGCTGCGGGTCCTCGTCGGAGGCAAACACCCAGTGGGTGTCACGGGCTTGGAAAACCAGTGCATTACGTCCGCCGGCTCCCAGCGAAACCTTCTGGCGTGCCACCAGGCGGCGGTCGGGATCACTGCCGTCAGCCGTGGTCACCGCCTTGATGCTCCCGGGCACGATGTCACTCCAGGGAATCACCACCATGGTGTGCTTTTGGGAGTACTTGGCCACCGCCCCGCGGTCAAACACCAGCAATTTCCGGAAGCTTCCCAGGAGGGTCATGGACCACAGCAACAAGCCGGTGAGGATGCCCACGGTGATGAACAGTGTGGGGTCGCTGAAATGTCCGGCTTCCCGGGTTGAACGAATGGGGCTGACGAATTCTGCGATGGTCCCGAACACGAAACCCACCACCAAACAAGGAATCAGCGCCTTCCAGAAGACCCGGCGGGAGGAAGCGACATGGCGCAGCCCACCGAGCTCAGGCCCGAGCCTGCGCTCCACCCGGCGAACCAGCCAGTTACGGCCGCGCATCCGGACGCTGGCCGTAGAGGTTTGGCATGTTCCGGCGTTCCGCTTCGGCTGCCTGTTCCGCGGCAACCACCTTGGGGTCCGGGACGGGCTGCTGGCCTTGGGCGATGCCAGAGCGCCGGTCAATGGCCGCAAACTTCGGCTCCCACGTGTCGTCACCGCCGCCACTCACTGCGGAGGCAATGAGCATCACCACGAAGAACGGGAAGAAGGACCAGCAGATGGCGCGCCAACCGCCCAGCCACGCTCCCGCCGTCGTACCGTTCTTGATCCGCACGGAGCGCATGCCGGCGGCGGCGTCGCCCACACTGCCCACGGATCCCCAGATCATGCCGTAGGCAAACAACCCCACGAACCACAGGACGACGTAGAGCGTCAGCCACAAACCATCGTTGTATCCGAGCGCTGAGCCGCTGTTCATCATGGATTCCCGCACAACGGCCAGGATCACGGCCAAAACCGCGTAGCCAACCAGGAACACCAGGGCATCCAGTACGCGGCCCCAGAAGTGCGCGCCTCCGGACGCCTTGACGAAGTACGCGCCGGTCTCAGGATGGCGGCGAACGGGGCGGCCGTTGACAGCGTCAAGCAGCCCGGTAAGGGTGGTGGACTTCGGAGTGCTCATCTGGGGCTTTCGGCTCGACGGCGGTGTACGGGCTTGGGTGCGGAGCGTCAGGCCAGTCCGGCCAGACCACCGAGGACGCCGGCCAGCGAGGCCGCGGACGTTTCCTTCAGCTCCAAAGACACCGAGTCGCCGTCAACCTGCGGGGTCAGCACATGGACGCCCGACGGGCCGGTGTAAACGGTGATGGTGGGGAACTCGTTAGTGTCCGAGTTGAAGGCCACCACGGTACTCGCGGCCAGGGTATCCGCCAAGGCAGTTGCTGCGTGTTCCTCGAACTGGGCTTCCGTGTAACCAGTGGGATCGGTATCGCGTTCGGCGGCCTTTTCCGGGTCAACGAATTCGGCGAGGCGCTGGGCCAGTTGGTCGCGGGTTATGACGGTGAAGCCATGCAGGCCGCCTTCATCCACTTCTTCGAGCAGCACGCCGTCGTCGTGGAGATAGCTGTAAAGCCAGCGCTTTCCCGTGGACACCGTGCGTTCCACGGAAACAACGCTGCTGCCACTGCGGCGCAGGGTAAGGGCGCCGGTGATTTCTTCGGTGGCGTGCAAACGCGAAGGCTCGGCTTCACCTTCGAAGATCACCGGGTAAACGAGTTCCTTGGCGAGCAGTCCGCGCAAGGCTACGGCGCACATCAGTTCCTTGCTTGCGTCCTGGGCAGAAAGCCAGGGCAGGGCCACCAACTGTTCGTGCTGCGCGCCATCCAGGGCCACAACTTCTTCGTCGGTCAGCGTGGGTAAGGGCGCTCCGGTTGCGCTGGCCGACGCCAGGACCTTGGCCGCTGCCTGCACGTCCCGTTCGGTCCAATTCATGGTGCTGGCGGTCATCCGAATATCCCTCCGACAAAGTTCCCGACTGATTTAGCGGCGTCACTGACCCCATCTGCCACCTTACTGCCTACATCTTTCGCGAAGCCCGCCACTTCCTTGGCGCCATCGGCGATGTAGCTGCCAGGGTTACGGGCAAAGTTGCTGATGGAGTCCCAGTTGTCGGCCACCAGGTTACCCAAGGCCCAGGCCCCGGCAACAAGCCCGGCACCAATCACAATCGGCGCACCAATCGGGCCCAGCAGGGCTGCACCGCCAGCGGTCATGAGCATGATGCTGCCCACGCCGCCCACCACGGACAGGCCGCCGGCCACGCGGTCGCCCGTGCCGCGCCAGCCGTCATGCTGCGGGTTGATCATGTCGCTGATGCCGCCCACGATGTTCAGCGGTGCTGCCAAAGCCCCCGCGATGCGCAGGCCCTTGGAGAATTTGCTGGCTTCCTGGAAAGCCTGGCTGTAAGGGATGTTGGCTTTGAGGTCGGTAATGACATCCGTGACCTTTTCGCCGTTGCGAAGGGCCGTGATCCCGTCCCTCAGGACGGTCCCGCCGGCACGCCAGTTGGTCAGGATCTCCTTGGTCTTGCCGTACCTCACATGCCGGGGATCGATGACGCCGTTGGGCAGTGGCTTGACGGGCAGAACGTACCTGACGGCCGCTACCAGCGGACTGATCGCGCCCTTCGCGCCCATGGCGGTGTCGTAGACGTCCTTGAGGACACCAACCGAGGTGCCTGAACCATCATTGTGGCTGGCGAACTCCTGCTGGTTGGCGTGCTTCTTCAGCTGGCTCGCATTTTCGCGCAGCATGTTGGCGGCCTTCACGAGGCTCTGCCGGTGTTGGCTGTTCCAGTCGCCCTTGAACACCGTGGCGTCCCGGCCCTGCCACGCCGTGGTGGAGTTGATCGCGTTGGACAACTGCGTGCTTTGCAAACTGATGGCGTCGGCAGCTTTGCCCATCACACCCGCCAGACTGCGAAGCTGCGCGATGTCCGCGCCATAGAACCCAGCCATATGGAACCCCCTGTGAATATGCATCGAACCTGTGAACATGCATCGAAAAGTCTCGTCCCAGCCTAGGCGGACCCGTCAACTGCCGCGATGGGGAGACATGCCCATGTGCATAAACCGTTAAAGAACGACGGCGGCCGGTGAGGTTCCGAGGGAACCGCACCAGCCGCCGTCGAGCGTCAGGCGTTGAAGGCCGCGAAAATCAGTGGCCTTCGGCGGAGAAGCGCTTGATGGAAGCTTCCAGCTCGGCTTCGGCAGCGGCGCGGTCGCCCCAGCCTTCAGCCTTGACCCACTTGCCGGGCTCCAGGTCCTTGTAGCGCGTGAAGAAGTGCTCGATTTCCTTGACCAGGAATTCGCTGACGTCGCTGACTTCCTGGATGTGATCGAAACGTGCGTCAACGGGGACGCAGAGGACCTTGGCGTCTCCGCCGCCGTCGTCGGTCATGTTGAAGACGCCGATAGGGCGGGATTCCACGATGACGCCCGGGTGCAGATCGAAGTCCTGCAGGAGAACCAAAGCGTCCAGCGGGTCGCCGTCTTCGCCCAGGGTGTTCTCGAAGAAACCGTAGTGCGTGGGGTACTGCATGGAGGTGAACAGGACGCGGTCCAGGCGGACACGGCCGGTTTCGTGGTCAACTTCGTACTTGACGCGCGATCCCTTGGGGATCTCGATGGTCACGTCGTGCTTCATGGAATGCTCCTTGACGGGTGTGGGTGGGGCGCGGCAGGCAAAAGCGCCGCCGGCGCCGCCGACTACTATTGAGGATATAGCGAGAGGCCCGGGTTTCTTGAACCGGCGGGGACATTTCAAGACTGACAGGACCAAGCAACTTCCATGATGGGCGTTAAAAACGGGGGTGCCCGCAAGCGGGTTCCCGCGGCGTGGGGGCGCTTTACATGGCCGGTGCTATTGACCACGGTCCTGCTGTGCCTCGGTGCCGTGGTGGCTGTGGGGATGTTTCCGGGCCTGCTCAGTTTCCCCAAGCCCCTACCTTCCGTTCCCGCTTGGCAGCAGGTGCCGGACCGACTTTCGGGCGCAAACAGTGTGCTTCCGCTGGATCCCAAGGCGCCCGTTCCCGTGCCTGCTGAGGTGGCGAAGCTCCTTGACGCCACGCTCAAGCCGGATGGCGCGGGCAGTATCAGCGGTGTGGTGATGGACGCCTCCACCGGTCAGGTGCTTTTTGACCGCGAAGCCACCGCCAACCGCATCCCGGCCTCGAACATGAAACTGCTGACAGCCGTCTCTGCCTTGAAGGTGCTCGGTCCCGAAACCCGTTTCACCACGCGTGTGCTCGCATCTGACAATCCCTCAACAGTGGTGCTGACCGGGGGAGGGGATGTGCTGCTGGGCACTTCCGCTTCCGAGCCCACAGCCGTCCTGGGCCGGGCCGGACTGGCGTCCCTGGCTGCAGACACGGCTGCCGCTTTGGCTTCAGCCGGAGTGAAGGGGCCCGTTACCGTTCAAGTTGACGACTCTCTCTTCAGCGGCGCGCCCCTTAACCCGGCATGGAGTTTGGAGGATGTCGCCGCCGGTGAAACCGCGCCCTTGTACTCCTTGGCGTTGAACTCCGGTCGCTACGCCCCGGACGTTCTCACCGGACCCCGACCCCTGGATTCCGCCCTCGCCACCGCCCAAACGTTCGCCGAACAGTTGGCGGCTGCCGGCGTAGCGGTGAGTCCCGGCGTCGAACGCGGCAAAGGCATCCCCGCCAAAGAACTGGCAGCTGCTGAGTCAGCCACCATCGGTGAGCAAGTGGACCTCATGCTGGAATCCTCTGACAATTTCCTGGCGGAAGCGCTGGGGCGGATGACCGCCTTGGCGTCTGGTCATGAAGGGACGTACGACGGCGCCACTGCGGCCGTGCGGCAAAGGCTGGGGGAGCTGGGAATCGCCACGGATTCGATGCAGTTGGCCGATGTGTCGGGCCTTGCCCTGGAGAATCAGGTCACCGCCCGCCAGTTCGCCGAGGTTGTCCGTGCCATCACCAGCGGGCCGGACCCTGCATTGCGGACCGCGCTCGATGGTTTCCCTGTAGCCGGGCTCACCGGGACCCTGGACGACAGATATGTGGACGCCGGTACGTCCGAGGGCGCCGGGCTGGTACGAGCCAAGACCGGGACGTTAAATACCGTGCTCGCGTTGAGCGGTTACGTGGTGGACGCCGATGGCCGGCTGCTGGTGTTCTCGTTCATCGGCAATGGCCTGGACCCGGGAGCCGCGGGCAACAAGGTGGCCTTGGACCGTTCGGCGTCGGTGCTGGCCTCATGCGGGTGCCGGGGCTGAATCCTCCGCGCGGAGCGAACTTAAGGCTGACTGTCAGTCACGTGTGGTGTGATGGACCGTATGGTGTCATCTGCCCGAGATTCGTCAGCAGGGGCCCCGTCCCTGATCAACTGGGACCTGGCCGCCTCTACGGCTGCCCGGCTTGCCCCTCCCGGCCCGGAGCTTAGCGCCGGGGAGATCGGCAAGGCCGTGGACAATCTGCGCTTCAACGCGGATATCTCCGTCCCGCACGTGCACGACATCACCGGCTTGGATGCCGCCAGGGACCTGCGTGATTCGCACGTCCTGGTGGTGGACCGAGCCTCCTGGTCCAAGGCCAATACCCAGAGCTTTTCCGTGATGCTCCAGCCCGCGCTGAAGAAGATGCTGGAGAACCGCAGCGGAGTGGCCATGACCCCGGCCGCGGCCGCTGCCAGCGGTGCCATCACCGGCACCCAGCTTGGCGCCGTGCTCGCGTTCCTGTCCAGCAAAGTCCTTGGCCAATACGATCCTTTTGCCGCGCTCGCCCCGGATTCCAACGTGCCCCCCGGCGGCCGGCTCCTGCTGGTGGCGCCGAACATCATTTCCGTGGAGCGCGAACTGAACGTTCACCCGGATGACTTCCGGCTCTGGGTCTGCCTGCACGAACAAACGCACCGGGTGCAGTTCGCGGCCGCACCGTGGCTCCGGCACCACATGCTCGATGAAATCGAAAAGCTCAGCGGCAACCTCTTGGGCAACATGGACACTTTGGTTGAACGTGCCAGCGCTGTAGCCAAGTCCCTACGGGACCGTAACCCCTCCGAGAAAACACCGGGCCGCGGTGCCATCCTGGACCTCCTCCAGAACCCGGAGGAAAAGGCGTCCCTGTCCCACATCACCGCCGTCATGAGCCTCCTTGAGGGTCACGCCAACGTGGTGATGGATGCCGTGGATTCGAGCATCGTTCCCTCAGTGAAGACCATCCGACAGCGTTTCAACGAGCGCGGCAAGGACCGCGGCGTGGTGGAGAAGTTCATCCGCAATCTCCTCGGCCTGGACGCCAAAATGCGCCAGTACACCGATGGCGCCAAGTTCGTCCGCGAAGTTGTTGCCGTGGCTGGCATGGAGGGCTTCAACCGGGTGTGGGAATCCGCCGAATACCTGCCCACTGAAGAAGAGATCCACAACTCCAAGCTGTGGCTTGAGCGGATGGGGCTTTGAGCGTTCCTTCCGGTTCCGCTGTCGGTTCGGCCGGTATGGGTCGACGGCGTCCGGGGCGTCTGGCGCCCGTCGTCGGGAAGGCGCGGAAGCAGTTGCAGAACGCCTTGGCCTCTGCCGGCTATCCCTCGCGTGTGCTTGTAGCCTGCAGCGGCGGCCCGGATTCGTTGGCTTTGGCAGCCGTTGCCGCATACTTTGCCAGACGCGGCCATGTAGACGGGCATCCAGTGTCCGTGGCGGGCGTGGTGGTGGATCATCAACTGCAGGCCGGCTCCGCGGAGGTGGCTGCCCGGACGGCGTCTGTGCTGCGCGAGCTGGGGCTTTCTCCGGTAGAAGTGCGGACCGTGGAAGTAGCTTCAACTGGTTTTGGTCCCGAGGCCGCAGCCCGGGATGCCCGCCACGCTGCGTTGGAGTCCGCTGCTGACCACCTCGGATGTGATGCGAT
This genomic interval from Paenarthrobacter aurescens TC1 contains the following:
- the dacB gene encoding D-alanyl-D-alanine carboxypeptidase/D-alanyl-D-alanine-endopeptidase (identified by match to protein family HMM PF02113; match to protein family HMM TIGR00666) translates to MGVKNGGARKRVPAAWGRFTWPVLLTTVLLCLGAVVAVGMFPGLLSFPKPLPSVPAWQQVPDRLSGANSVLPLDPKAPVPVPAEVAKLLDATLKPDGAGSISGVVMDASTGQVLFDREATANRIPASNMKLLTAVSALKVLGPETRFTTRVLASDNPSTVVLTGGGDVLLGTSASEPTAVLGRAGLASLAADTAAALASAGVKGPVTVQVDDSLFSGAPLNPAWSLEDVAAGETAPLYSLALNSGRYAPDVLTGPRPLDSALATAQTFAEQLAAAGVAVSPGVERGKGIPAKELAAAESATIGEQVDLMLESSDNFLAEALGRMTALASGHEGTYDGATAAVRQRLGELGIATDSMQLADVSGLALENQVTARQFAEVVRAITSGPDPALRTALDGFPVAGLTGTLDDRYVDAGTSEGAGLVRAKTGTLNTVLALSGYVVDADGRLLVFSFIGNGLDPGAAGNKVALDRSASVLASCGCRG
- a CDS encoding hypothetical protein (identified by Glimmer2; putative), yielding MRGRNWLVRRVERRLGPELGGLRHVASSRRVFWKALIPCLVVGFVFGTIAEFVSPIRSTREAGHFSDPTLFITVGILTGLLLWSMTLLGSFRKLLVFDRGAVAKYSQKHTMVVIPWSDIVPGSIKAVTTADGSDPDRRLVARQKVSLGAGGRNALVFQARDTHWVFASDEDPQPLVIAIRECLRDAGMDDAVRATAGALPAVVLTGRTALD
- a CDS encoding hypothetical protein (identified by Glimmer2; putative) → MAGFYGADIAQLRSLAGVMGKAADAISLQSTQLSNAINSTTAWQGRDATVFKGDWNSQHRQSLVKAANMLRENASQLKKHANQQEFASHNDGSGTSVGVLKDVYDTAMGAKGAISPLVAAVRYVLPVKPLPNGVIDPRHVRYGKTKEILTNWRAGGTVLRDGITALRNGEKVTDVITDLKANIPYSQAFQEASKFSKGLRIAGALAAPLNIVGGISDMINPQHDGWRGTGDRVAGGLSVVGGVGSIMLMTAGGAALLGPIGAPIVIGAGLVAGAWALGNLVADNWDSISNFARNPGSYIADGAKEVAGFAKDVGSKVADGVSDAAKSVGNFVGGIFG
- a CDS encoding hypothetical protein (identified by Glimmer2; putative), with product MSTPKSTTLTGLLDAVNGRPVRRHPETGAYFVKASGGAHFWGRVLDALVFLVGYAVLAVILAVVRESMMNSGSALGYNDGLWLTLYVVLWFVGLFAYGMIWGSVGSVGDAAAGMRSVRIKNGTTAGAWLGGWRAICWSFFPFFVVMLIASAVSGGGDDTWEPKFAAIDRRSGIAQGQQPVPDPKVVAAEQAAEAERRNMPNLYGQRPDARP
- a CDS encoding hypothetical protein (identified by Glimmer2; putative), translated to MTASTMNWTERDVQAAAKVLASASATGAPLPTLTDEEVVALDGAQHEQLVALPWLSAQDASKELMCAVALRGLLAKELVYPVIFEGEAEPSRLHATEEITGALTLRRSGSSVVSVERTVSTGKRWLYSYLHDDGVLLEEVDEGGLHGFTVITRDQLAQRLAEFVDPEKAAERDTDPTGYTEAQFEEHAATALADTLAASTVVAFNSDTNEFPTITVYTGPSGVHVLTPQVDGDSVSLELKETSAASLAGVLGGLAGLA